Within the Rhizobium favelukesii genome, the region TTGCGGATAGGGCAACCACGTTCTCGGCGCCGCTCGCCTTCTGAACAATCGCATCGTGGGCTTCCGGTTCAAGGCGATCGATCTTGTTCCAGACCTCGATGATGCGCTTGTCGCTTTCGGCCTCGTCGATACCGAGGTCCTTCAGGATGCGGAGCACGTCCGCGCTCTGCGCCTGGTTGTCGATGTCGGACATATCACGGACATGGAGGATGAGGTCGGCTTCCAAAACCTCTTCCAGCGTGGCGCGAAAGGCCGCGACGAGGTGAGTCGGAAGGTCCGAGATGAACCCGACCGTATCAGAGAGGATCACGGTGCGGCCATGCGGCAGCTTCATTCGGCGCAGTGTCGGATCGAGCGTCGCAAAAAGCATGTCTTCGGCAAGCACGCCTGCCCCGGTTATGCGATTGAATAGCGTCGACTTGCCGGCGTTGGTATAGCCGACCAGCGCCACGATTGGGTGCGGCACCTTCTTGCGCTTGGCGCGATGAAGCTGGCGTGTACGCACGACCTGCTCCAGCTCGCGCTCGAGCTTGATGATGCGGTCCTGCAGCATGCGCCGGTCGGCTTCGATCTGGGTTTCACCGGGACCGCCCATGAAGCCGCCACCGCCGCGCTGACGCTCCAAGTGCGTCCAGCTGCGGACCAGACGGCCCTTCTGGTAATTGAGATGCGCGAGATCGACCTGCAGCGTGCCTTCCTTGGTGGAAGCGCGGCGGCCGAAAATCTCGAGGATGAGGCCGGTGCGGTCAATGACCTTGGCGTTCCATTCTCTCTCGAGATTGCGCTGCTGTACCGGCGTTA harbors:
- the hflX gene encoding GTPase HflX, whose product is MRATVVVPVLKQARGGRSAGDAAPVVTRTPESRLEEATGLAQAIDLDVVNGTVVTVNDPRPATLMGTGKIGEIKATLDENDSGLVIVDHPLTPVQQRNLEREWNAKVIDRTGLILEIFGRRASTKEGTLQVDLAHLNYQKGRLVRSWTHLERQRGGGGFMGGPGETQIEADRRMLQDRIIKLERELEQVVRTRQLHRAKRKKVPHPIVALVGYTNAGKSTLFNRITGAGVLAEDMLFATLDPTLRRMKLPHGRTVILSDTVGFISDLPTHLVAAFRATLEEVLEADLILHVRDMSDIDNQAQSADVLRILKDLGIDEAESDKRIIEVWNKIDRLEPEAHDAIVQKASGAENVVALSAISGEGIDTLMGEISRRLSGVLTEATVRLPVDKLALLPWLYDHAIVDNREDNEDGSITLDVRLSETESVELERRLGNGPKAGKEDWER